The nucleotide window ATCTTCGACGATTAGTAATTTCATAGGCGGGCGGGCAGAAGAGCGGAGGGCAGGATAAGTGAATGGTCACTCAGGTAAGAGCAAAGAAGCAACGGCTTCCAAATGTATTCTAAATCGGCCGGTATACTCGCTCCAGGTTTCGACCCGCTACTGCCAAACGCCCCTCCTGCCCACCCTCTTTTTCTGTTGCTATGCTTTCTCTGCTGGGTTTTTTGATGATCAGTACGTTCATGTACCTGATTATGTCCAAGCGCATGTTTGCCATGACGGCGCTGATTCTGATTCCCATTGTCTTTGCCCTCATCGGGGCTTTCGGGCCGAAATCGGGGACATGATGCTCGACGGCGTCAAGAAGATTGCGCCCACCGGCGTGATGCTGATTTTCGCCATCATGTACTTCGGCATCATGACCGACGCGGGCCTGTTCGACCCCATCGTGGCCCGGATTGTCAAAGTGGTGGGCGGCGACCCGCTCAAGGTAGTGCTGGGCACGGCCGTGCTGGCCTTATCCGTCTCGCTCGACGGCGACGGCACCACCACCTACATCATTGTGGTGGCGGCCATGCTGCCCCTCTACCGCCGCCTGAAAATGAACCCGCTCATCCTCACGGCTACCGCCTTTCTGTCGAGTGCCGTGATGAACATTCTGCCCTGGGGCGGCCCCACGGCCCGCGTCCTCTCGGCCCTGCACCTGGACAGTTCCCAGGTGTTCACCCCCCTGATTCCGGCCATGGTTGTGGCGGCGGGCTGGGTGCTGTTTGTGGCCTACATCTTCGGCAAGCGTGAGCAAAAACGCCTGGGCATCACCGTCATTACCGAAGAAGCCGAGACGCTGGTAGCCGAGGCGCATCCCGAAGAGCTGGCCTTGCGCCGGCCCAAGCTGCTCTGGGTAAATGCGCTGCTGACCCTGGCTTTGCTCGTGGGCTTGTTCATGGACATCGTGCCGCTGCCGGTGCTGTTTATGACGGCCTTTGCCCTGGGCATGCTCATCAACTATCCCCGGCTGGGCGAGCAGCGGGGCCGCCTCAACGCACACGCCGGCAACGCCATGATTGTGGCCGGGATGGTGTTTGCGGCCGGCATTTTCACCGGCATTCTGGCCGGCACCAAGATGGTGGACGCCATGTCGCTGACCATCGTGACGCTGATTCCCGATTCGCTGGGGCCCCACCTGCCCATCCTGACGGGTATCACCAGCGCCCCTTTCACGTTTTTCATGAGCAACGATGCCTACTATTTCGGCATTCTGCCCCTGGTCACGAAGGCCGCCGCGCAGTTTGGTGTGAGCGTGGTAGACATGGGCCGAGCCTCGTTGCTGGGGCAGTCGGTGCACCTGCTCAGCCCCCTGGTTCCCTCCACCTATCTGCTGGCCGGCTTGGCCGAGGTCGACTTCGGCGACCATCAGCGCTTCACCCTGAAATGGGCCTGCGGCACTGTGCTGGTGATGCTTCTGACCTGCCTGATTCTGGGCGTCGTGCCTTTTTAG belongs to Hymenobacter cellulosilyticus and includes:
- a CDS encoding CitMHS family transporter translates to MMLDGVKKIAPTGVMLIFAIMYFGIMTDAGLFDPIVARIVKVVGGDPLKVVLGTAVLALSVSLDGDGTTTYIIVVAAMLPLYRRLKMNPLILTATAFLSSAVMNILPWGGPTARVLSALHLDSSQVFTPLIPAMVVAAGWVLFVAYIFGKREQKRLGITVITEEAETLVAEAHPEELALRRPKLLWVNALLTLALLVGLFMDIVPLPVLFMTAFALGMLINYPRLGEQRGRLNAHAGNAMIVAGMVFAAGIFTGILAGTKMVDAMSLTIVTLIPDSLGPHLPILTGITSAPFTFFMSNDAYYFGILPLVTKAAAQFGVSVVDMGRASLLGQSVHLLSPLVPSTYLLAGLAEVDFGDHQRFTLKWACGTVLVMLLTCLILGVVPF